From Heliomicrobium modesticaldum Ice1, a single genomic window includes:
- the atpD gene encoding F0F1 ATP synthase subunit beta has product MNFGKVIQVIGPVVDIQFPPGQLPEIYNAIKIRSADQENYQGSFEIDITLEAAQHLGNNAVRCVAMSSTDGLMRGMKALDTGAPISVPVGAEILGRMFNVLGDPIDEAGQVAAKEVWPIHRKAPTFENLEPSTEVLETGIKVIDLLAPYAKGGKVGLFGGAGVGKTVLIQELINNIAMEYSGYSVFAGVGERTREGNDLYNEFKESGILKNVAMVFGQMNEPPGARMRVALSGLVMAEYFRDVQNQDVLLFIDNIFRFTQAGSEVSALLGRMPSAVGYQPTLSTEMGQLQERITSTKNGSITSVQAIYVPADDLTDPAPATAFAHLDATTVLSRAIAELGIYPAVDPLDSTSRILDPHVVGDEHYSVARGVQKILQRYKELQDIIAILGMDELSEDDKIVVARARKIQRFLSQPFHVAEAFTGTPGKFVPLKESIRGFKEILEGKHDDLPESAFYMVGTIEEAVAKAKEMA; this is encoded by the coding sequence ATGAACTTTGGAAAGGTGATCCAGGTCATCGGGCCGGTTGTGGACATTCAGTTCCCGCCCGGCCAACTGCCTGAGATTTATAACGCCATCAAGATCCGTTCTGCCGACCAGGAGAACTACCAGGGCAGCTTCGAGATCGACATCACCCTGGAAGCCGCCCAACACCTGGGCAACAACGCAGTCCGCTGCGTCGCCATGTCCTCGACGGACGGCTTGATGCGGGGCATGAAAGCCCTAGACACGGGCGCCCCCATCTCGGTGCCTGTCGGCGCCGAGATCCTGGGCCGCATGTTCAACGTCCTCGGCGACCCCATCGACGAGGCCGGCCAAGTGGCGGCCAAGGAAGTCTGGCCGATCCACCGCAAGGCCCCGACCTTTGAAAACCTGGAGCCCTCTACGGAGGTCCTCGAAACAGGCATCAAGGTCATCGACCTGCTCGCTCCCTACGCCAAGGGCGGCAAAGTCGGTCTCTTCGGCGGCGCCGGCGTCGGCAAGACCGTTCTGATCCAGGAGCTGATCAACAACATCGCCATGGAATACTCCGGGTACTCCGTCTTCGCCGGCGTCGGCGAACGGACCCGTGAGGGGAACGACCTGTACAACGAATTCAAAGAGTCGGGCATCCTCAAAAACGTCGCCATGGTCTTCGGCCAGATGAATGAGCCCCCCGGGGCCCGGATGCGCGTGGCCCTCTCAGGCCTCGTCATGGCTGAGTACTTCCGTGACGTTCAAAACCAAGACGTGCTGCTCTTCATCGACAACATCTTCCGCTTCACCCAGGCCGGTTCGGAAGTGTCGGCCCTCCTCGGCCGGATGCCCTCCGCCGTCGGTTACCAGCCTACGCTGTCTACCGAAATGGGCCAGCTCCAGGAGCGGATCACCTCGACGAAGAACGGTTCCATCACCTCCGTCCAGGCCATCTACGTCCCAGCCGACGACTTGACGGACCCGGCGCCGGCGACGGCCTTCGCCCACCTGGACGCCACCACCGTTCTGTCGCGGGCCATCGCCGAGCTGGGCATCTACCCCGCCGTCGACCCCCTCGACTCCACCTCCCGGATCCTGGACCCTCACGTCGTCGGCGACGAGCACTACAGCGTCGCCCGGGGCGTCCAGAAGATCCTGCAGCGCTACAAAGAGCTGCAGGACATCATCGCCATCCTCGGCATGGACGAGCTCTCGGAAGACGACAAGATCGTCGTCGCCCGGGCGCGGAAGATCCAGCGCTTCCTCTCCCAGCCCTTCCACGTGGCCGAAGCCTTCACCGGCACGCCGGGCAAGTTCGTCCCCCTCAAGGAGTCCATCCGGGGCTTCAAAGAGATCCTCGAAGGCAAACACGACGACCTTCCCGAAAGCGCCTTCTACATGGTCGGCACCATCGAAGAAGCGGTGGCCAAAGCCAAAGAAATGGCGTAA
- a CDS encoding B12-binding domain-containing radical SAM protein: MKDFPIVLIGLYNAKALGVRALSSVLKAKGYPVSLIFFKDFNSLNARSPSDGEYRLLIDQLMELNPRMIGLSVMSTFYLSAAHEMSRRIKAAFPSTTLVWGGVYPTMFPEKALEHCDYVMRGECDEAIVDLVEALSGKQALSQVPNLTYRRGDEVVHNPLNPLQAQLDALPFPDMGGDGKYHISDGKLTCCDPQVASVSYEMSASRGCPYVCSYCSSLNLKRIYKGKGPFVRLRSVDSTLAELRWAKGLVKNMRMVWFWDEIFADDEAWVREFVGRYKQEIGLPFNIWGHPHKIKAKTMAMLVEAGLHQVVVGIQHGSPRIRKEIYYRPETDEELIEMSRILAEAKVPEVIYDLILDSPFETVEDLEMTYRLCMKLHKPFTLNLHGLSFLPGTDIEKLAVDKGLLTWEELKRQQSRPIEEMYHSFSWWTHTGSKEDRERAYWKNMIHLTQFGWASLLLPLFEANFFRRKPEMMNPLRTAANGWNLMRRAARKARLKLGLS; the protein is encoded by the coding sequence ATGAAAGACTTTCCCATTGTGCTCATCGGTCTCTACAACGCCAAAGCGCTGGGGGTGCGCGCCCTGTCGTCGGTCTTAAAGGCGAAGGGCTACCCGGTCAGCCTGATCTTTTTCAAAGACTTTAACAGCCTGAACGCGCGCAGCCCCTCTGATGGGGAGTATCGGCTGCTCATTGACCAGCTGATGGAGCTGAACCCCCGCATGATCGGTCTCAGCGTCATGTCCACCTTCTACCTGTCGGCCGCCCATGAGATGTCGCGCCGCATCAAAGCGGCCTTCCCATCGACGACCCTCGTCTGGGGCGGCGTCTATCCCACCATGTTTCCCGAGAAGGCCCTGGAACACTGCGACTATGTGATGCGCGGCGAATGCGACGAGGCGATCGTCGATCTCGTTGAAGCGCTTTCCGGCAAGCAAGCGCTAAGCCAGGTGCCCAACCTCACCTACCGGCGCGGCGACGAGGTGGTCCACAACCCGCTCAACCCCCTGCAGGCGCAGTTGGACGCCTTGCCCTTCCCCGACATGGGCGGCGACGGCAAGTACCACATCAGCGACGGCAAGCTCACCTGCTGCGACCCTCAGGTAGCCAGCGTCTCCTACGAGATGAGCGCCTCCCGCGGCTGTCCCTATGTCTGCTCCTACTGCAGCAGCCTGAACCTGAAACGGATCTATAAGGGCAAAGGCCCTTTTGTGCGCCTGCGCTCAGTCGACAGCACCTTGGCGGAACTGCGCTGGGCAAAAGGCCTCGTCAAGAACATGCGCATGGTCTGGTTCTGGGACGAGATCTTCGCCGATGACGAGGCCTGGGTCCGCGAGTTCGTCGGCCGCTACAAGCAAGAGATCGGCCTTCCCTTCAACATCTGGGGCCACCCGCACAAGATCAAGGCCAAGACCATGGCCATGCTCGTCGAGGCAGGGTTGCATCAGGTCGTCGTCGGCATCCAGCATGGATCGCCGCGCATCCGCAAGGAGATCTACTACCGCCCCGAGACAGACGAAGAGTTGATCGAGATGAGCCGCATCCTGGCGGAAGCCAAAGTGCCCGAGGTCATCTACGACCTGATCCTGGACAGCCCCTTTGAGACAGTGGAAGACCTGGAGATGACCTACCGCCTCTGCATGAAGCTGCACAAGCCCTTCACCTTGAACCTGCACGGCCTCAGCTTCCTGCCGGGCACCGACATCGAGAAGCTGGCCGTCGACAAGGGCCTTTTGACCTGGGAAGAGCTGAAGCGGCAGCAGTCACGTCCCATCGAAGAGATGTACCATTCCTTCAGTTGGTGGACCCACACCGGTTCGAAAGAGGACCGAGAACGGGCCTACTGGAAAAACATGATCCACCTGACCCAGTTCGGTTGGGCTTCCCTGCTCCTTCCCCTCTTCGAGGCGAACTTCTTCCGCCGGAAACCGGAGATGATGAACCCCTTGCGCACCGCCGCCAACGGCTGGAACCTGATGCGCCGCGCCGCCCGCAAAGCCCGGCTGAAGCTCGGTCTGTCCTGA
- the spoIID gene encoding stage II sporulation protein D: MRRRRLWRWKLWLVTAVTASLLLVLAIPWLSLYGPYLRLRLSPETGPEVTVRTEQDTLLRMPMEEYLVGVLAGEMMPQDPPEALKAMAVAARSFAWLRVERGERLCATVHCQVWLSPEERLRRWGALQTPRFTERLLSAVAATRGQMLLYGNKVIDATYHASCGGRTESAAAVWGREIPYLQSVSCPEKADLREARFTPGELDARLGTTLATMGAKERRNAVEVVDKTETGRVKRVRVAGEEIEGTRFRSALGLASTDLRLNWDGSGLRVETRGHGHAVGLCQAGAVAMAEKGDCYERILSHYYPGTRLETLY; the protein is encoded by the coding sequence GTGAGGCGCAGGCGACTGTGGCGGTGGAAGCTTTGGCTGGTGACGGCTGTGACGGCCAGTCTTCTGCTCGTTCTGGCGATCCCCTGGCTGTCCCTCTACGGCCCCTACCTGCGCCTGCGCCTCTCCCCGGAGACAGGACCGGAGGTGACGGTGCGGACCGAGCAGGACACCCTGCTCCGCATGCCCATGGAGGAATACCTCGTCGGCGTGCTGGCCGGCGAGATGATGCCGCAGGATCCGCCGGAGGCCCTAAAAGCCATGGCGGTGGCGGCCCGCAGCTTCGCCTGGCTGCGCGTCGAACGGGGCGAGAGGCTCTGCGCCACCGTACATTGCCAGGTCTGGCTTTCCCCGGAGGAGCGCCTTCGGCGCTGGGGAGCGCTCCAGACGCCGCGCTTCACAGAGCGGCTGCTGAGCGCCGTTGCAGCGACGCGCGGGCAGATGCTCCTCTACGGGAACAAGGTGATCGACGCTACCTATCACGCCTCCTGCGGAGGGAGGACCGAGTCGGCCGCCGCCGTCTGGGGCCGGGAGATCCCCTACCTGCAGAGTGTTTCCTGCCCGGAAAAAGCGGATCTTCGGGAAGCGCGGTTTACACCGGGCGAGCTTGACGCCCGCTTGGGAACGACCTTGGCCACGATGGGCGCCAAAGAGCGCCGCAACGCTGTCGAGGTCGTCGACAAGACCGAGACGGGGCGGGTGAAACGAGTCCGCGTGGCCGGTGAAGAGATCGAGGGGACCCGCTTTCGCAGCGCCCTGGGCCTGGCTTCGACGGATCTGCGCCTGAACTGGGACGGCAGCGGCCTGCGCGTCGAGACGCGGGGTCACGGTCACGCCGTCGGGCTTTGCCAGGCCGGCGCCGTCGCCATGGCGGAAAAGGGTGACTGTTATGAGAGGATCCTCAGCCATTACTATCCTGGAACAAGGCTGGAGACATTGTATTAA
- a CDS encoding YwmB family TATA-box binding protein yields the protein MLKFFFYLIAQVVLFLLLSFFLLFRNGGEGARWVIRQMPAVEATVAGYVQTYTPSLMEVWTTLAPPFMNSPDKEEFPEPTEAPPLHRRFGPETSADEKGAPKRTEVFAGGTEQAIGRSAGMPIDLALIESLALAMESSGITPREAVITLSMPIAPPAAEGLPDRERQSAAERLLQTHFRAITGQDAAEKAVIRGEGQGHFGFLRGDDGKGGRLDLMVQMEAERAHLTAILRSPLPALKASDCLTRLYRLADGQRHSEFSLTVQGTRPGLLALEEQEQTIRRCLERLQAQTLRVATKEAVIVSAYCPRFPGGIAMGEENLNLQAMARYHGVDQNTHFAFAYPMLLQEM from the coding sequence GTGCTCAAGTTTTTCTTTTATCTGATCGCCCAGGTGGTCCTCTTCCTGCTGCTCAGCTTTTTCCTGCTCTTTCGCAACGGCGGCGAAGGCGCTCGGTGGGTGATCAGGCAGATGCCTGCCGTCGAGGCCACCGTCGCCGGCTACGTGCAGACCTACACGCCGTCCCTGATGGAGGTCTGGACGACCTTGGCGCCGCCTTTCATGAACAGTCCGGACAAAGAGGAATTTCCCGAACCGACCGAAGCGCCGCCGTTGCACCGCCGATTCGGTCCGGAGACGTCGGCAGACGAGAAAGGCGCACCAAAGCGGACAGAAGTTTTTGCAGGCGGCACCGAACAGGCTATCGGCCGATCGGCAGGCATGCCGATCGACCTGGCCTTGATCGAGAGCTTGGCTTTGGCGATGGAATCGTCGGGGATCACACCGCGAGAGGCCGTCATCACCCTCTCCATGCCTATCGCTCCTCCCGCCGCCGAGGGCTTGCCAGATAGGGAGCGACAATCGGCCGCCGAAAGGCTGCTGCAAACCCATTTTCGAGCCATCACCGGTCAGGATGCCGCCGAAAAAGCCGTCATCCGCGGCGAAGGACAAGGGCACTTCGGCTTCCTGCGCGGCGACGACGGAAAAGGCGGCCGCTTGGACCTGATGGTGCAGATGGAGGCGGAGCGGGCGCATCTGACCGCCATCTTACGGTCGCCCCTGCCGGCATTGAAGGCGAGTGACTGCCTGACGCGATTGTACCGTTTGGCCGACGGGCAGCGGCACAGCGAATTCAGCCTCACCGTGCAAGGGACGCGTCCCGGTTTACTGGCGCTAGAAGAGCAGGAACAGACGATCCGCCGCTGTCTGGAGCGCCTGCAGGCACAGACCTTGCGCGTCGCCACGAAGGAGGCCGTCATCGTCAGCGCCTACTGCCCCCGCTTCCCGGGAGGCATCGCCATGGGCGAGGAAAATCTGAACCTCCAGGCGATGGCGCGCTACCACGGCGTCGACCAGAACACCCATTTTGCCTTCGCGTACCCGATGCTGCTCCAGGAGATGTAG
- the murA gene encoding UDP-N-acetylglucosamine 1-carboxyvinyltransferase, with amino-acid sequence MDTKIVVHGGNPLIGHIRVSNAKNAVLPILIASILAEGESTIADVPHLADVDTTCALLQHMGCEVARQKGNIVIRAGSLSGEEAPYEFVRMMRASFLVLGPLLARLGRAVISLPGGCAIGSRPINLHLKGLEAMGAKVRLDHGHVEAHCRRLQGAQIYLDFPSVGATENLMMAASLAKGQTVIENAAEEPEIVDLANYLNRMGARIKGAGTPVIKIEGVERLQGGAYTPIPDRIEAGSYMVAAAAAGGDLTVDNIIIDHVKPVIAKLKEMGATVQEMETSLRVTVDRPLRAVDIKTLPYPGFPTDMQAQMMALLSVSTGTGVVTETVFENRFMHVDELKRMGAQIKVESRTAVVQGIPKLYGAPVKATDLRAGAALIVAALAADDRTEISCVHHIDRGYDDIVGKLRRVGARIERTPAEA; translated from the coding sequence ATGGACACGAAAATCGTTGTGCACGGGGGCAATCCCCTGATTGGACATATCCGAGTCAGCAACGCTAAGAATGCGGTGCTGCCGATCCTGATCGCGTCGATCCTGGCAGAGGGCGAATCGACCATCGCCGATGTTCCCCATTTGGCCGATGTGGACACCACCTGCGCCTTGCTGCAGCATATGGGCTGCGAGGTCGCCCGGCAAAAGGGTAACATCGTCATCCGCGCCGGTTCCCTTTCCGGCGAAGAGGCGCCTTATGAGTTCGTGCGGATGATGCGGGCCTCCTTCCTCGTATTGGGGCCCCTGTTGGCGCGACTCGGCCGGGCTGTCATCTCGCTGCCGGGCGGCTGCGCCATCGGCTCGCGGCCGATCAACCTGCACCTGAAAGGCTTGGAGGCCATGGGCGCTAAGGTTCGCCTCGACCACGGCCATGTGGAGGCCCACTGCCGCCGGTTGCAAGGCGCCCAGATCTACCTCGACTTCCCCTCTGTCGGCGCCACTGAGAACCTGATGATGGCCGCATCCCTCGCCAAGGGGCAGACGGTGATCGAAAACGCCGCCGAGGAGCCGGAGATCGTCGACCTGGCCAACTACCTGAACCGGATGGGGGCGCGCATCAAGGGCGCCGGCACGCCGGTCATCAAGATCGAAGGCGTCGAGCGGCTGCAAGGCGGCGCCTACACGCCGATCCCCGACCGGATCGAAGCGGGCTCCTACATGGTGGCGGCGGCCGCCGCCGGCGGCGACCTGACGGTGGACAACATCATCATCGATCATGTCAAGCCGGTCATCGCCAAACTGAAGGAGATGGGCGCCACCGTCCAAGAGATGGAGACGAGCCTGCGCGTGACTGTCGATCGACCCTTGCGCGCCGTCGACATCAAGACCCTGCCCTACCCCGGCTTCCCGACAGACATGCAGGCCCAGATGATGGCGTTGCTGTCTGTCTCCACAGGCACCGGCGTGGTGACGGAAACGGTCTTCGAAAACCGCTTCATGCACGTCGATGAGTTAAAGCGGATGGGCGCCCAGATCAAGGTGGAAAGCCGGACCGCTGTGGTGCAGGGCATTCCCAAGCTCTACGGTGCGCCGGTCAAAGCGACAGACCTGCGGGCCGGCGCGGCGCTGATCGTGGCGGCACTGGCCGCCGACGACAGGACGGAGATCAGCTGTGTCCACCATATCGATCGCGGCTATGACGATATCGTCGGCAAACTGCGCCGGGTGGGCGCCCGGATCGAGCGCACTCCCGCAGAGGCCTGA
- a CDS encoding F0F1 ATP synthase subunit epsilon, whose amino-acid sequence MAEKTYLLEVVTPERVVVNEEVEFTSAPGIEGSLGILADHAPMLTALTIGLLEYTKGGQTQKLTITGGFLEVADNTVTVLANAAEQLVEIDISRAEAARRRAQERIEKAQSGNAEVDLMRAELALKRALLRLEAARKE is encoded by the coding sequence ATGGCCGAAAAGACCTACCTACTCGAGGTGGTTACTCCCGAGCGGGTGGTCGTCAATGAGGAAGTGGAGTTCACCTCTGCTCCCGGTATCGAGGGCAGCCTCGGTATCCTGGCCGACCACGCTCCCATGCTGACTGCTTTGACCATTGGCTTGCTGGAGTACACCAAAGGGGGCCAAACGCAGAAACTGACCATCACCGGCGGTTTCTTGGAAGTGGCCGATAATACAGTGACCGTCCTGGCCAACGCGGCGGAGCAGCTTGTGGAGATCGACATCTCCCGGGCCGAAGCCGCCCGCCGGCGGGCGCAAGAGCGGATCGAAAAGGCCCAAAGCGGCAACGCCGAAGTGGACCTGATGCGGGCCGAGCTGGCCCTCAAGCGGGCGCTCCTGCGCCTGGAAGCCGCGAGAAAAGAATAA
- the atpG gene encoding ATP synthase F1 subunit gamma — translation MPGMRDIKRRIRSIKSTQQITKAMKMVAAAKLRKAQEKVIQARPYAKRIQGVLSRLVAAASDVNHPLLTTREVKRVGYVVITADRGLCGGYNANIIRKVNNEIKGRDDVSLVCVGRKSRDFFKRMGKRIEADYVGLGEDISFGMAKEIAAKVMELYEQGTVDQVQLVFTEFYSALTQKPVQMQLLPIPAQAGESANSAKDSKGPQPLYAFEPSPEAVLDELLPKYVENQIYRALLESKASEQGARMTAMGSATDNAKEMINKLTLSFNRARQAAITKEISEVVGGAAALG, via the coding sequence ATGCCCGGAATGCGCGATATCAAACGCCGCATCCGTTCCATCAAAAGCACCCAGCAGATCACCAAGGCGATGAAGATGGTGGCGGCGGCGAAGCTGCGCAAGGCCCAGGAGAAGGTCATCCAGGCCCGCCCCTACGCCAAGCGCATCCAAGGGGTTCTCTCGCGCCTGGTGGCGGCCGCCTCCGACGTGAACCATCCCCTCCTGACGACGCGGGAGGTCAAACGGGTCGGTTACGTGGTCATCACCGCCGATCGGGGCCTCTGCGGCGGTTACAACGCCAACATCATCCGCAAGGTGAACAACGAGATCAAGGGACGCGACGACGTCTCCTTAGTCTGTGTCGGCCGCAAGAGCCGAGACTTCTTCAAACGGATGGGGAAGAGGATCGAAGCGGACTACGTCGGTCTGGGCGAAGACATCTCCTTCGGCATGGCCAAGGAGATCGCCGCCAAGGTCATGGAGCTCTACGAACAGGGAACCGTCGACCAGGTGCAACTCGTCTTCACCGAATTTTACTCCGCCTTGACCCAAAAGCCTGTCCAGATGCAACTGCTGCCCATCCCGGCTCAAGCCGGCGAAAGCGCTAACAGCGCAAAAGACAGCAAGGGTCCCCAGCCGCTCTATGCCTTCGAACCGAGCCCCGAAGCTGTCCTGGACGAGCTGCTTCCCAAGTATGTGGAAAACCAGATCTACCGGGCCTTGCTGGAGTCGAAAGCCTCCGAACAGGGCGCCCGCATGACGGCCATGGGATCGGCGACGGACAACGCCAAGGAAATGATCAACAAGCTAACCCTGTCCTTCAACCGGGCCCGCCAGGCGGCCATCACCAAGGAGATCTCCGAGGTGGTCGGCGGCGCGGCAGCCCTCGGCTGA